CCGTGCGCTTTCGCGTACTGGATCGTCAGCAGCTTCAGCGCAAGGGCGATACCCCGGCGGCGGTACGCGCTGTGTACGCCAGTCAGTCCGTTGAACATGGTTTCGGGCATCCCCGGCTCGTTGTACACGCCGGCCAGTCCGACGCGTCTCCCCGTCCGCTGCGATGAACTGACTTTCCGCGCGGTACCACCCGGCGTTAATCACGATCCGCAGCCAGTCTCGCTAAATCAGGAACCCGCCTGTCGACCCCGGCTCGTCCAGCACGGCTTGCCGGTTGAGGTCGTAGAGCCGGCGCAGCGCCGCTTCGGTCTTGCCGGTGTCCGCCAGCGTGAAGAAACGGATGCCGCCGGCTTCGGCGCGTGCCAGCGTATCCGCGAAGGCGGCCGCGTCAAACGTATCGGAGGTCCAGTATCGAGTCAAAGACGTGATGGCTGACGGTAATCCGCGCTTCCGTGCAAAGGACAGCGACTCCGGGCTGTCGTCGCGGATTTCGACCGGCATCACCGTACATCCGTGTTCTGTCGCGTATGCCAGTGCCGCCTCCAACAACAACAGCGACCCGATCCCCTGTCTACGGTGCGCCGGATCGGTCACCAGTTCGAGATTGAGCTGTCCGGCCGGCTGGATGGATAGCGGATCACCATCGCATACCCGTTCACCCGCCCGTCCGCGCCTCGGTGACCCACCGCCGCCAGTGCTGCTTCCCCGGCATCGTCCGCGCTTCGTCCTCCAGCAGCCCGTCGACGCTGACCGGTTCCGTATTAATCAGCGAAAGCAGTTCCGCGATTCGCTCAAAGTCCTGTTCCGGCACAGCCTGTCTCAAGTTCATGATGCCTCGCAATAGTTCATAAAGGTTCAGATAGTTTAGCGGAAACGAAAAGCGCGCACACGGCCGCGCGCGCTGCACGCCAATTCCACCGGTTCACTGGTGTCCGCGACCGACCCCTCGTCCTCAGCGCGCGCCCAAAAGCTTTCGCTCGGTGTTTGCCAGGCGTTGTCGGGGCAAGGTGACGACCACGCCGGATTGCCCTTCGTCGGCCAGCCGCTCGGCACGCGCAGCGCACCCGCCATCGCCGCCGCCGCGCTGATGCCGACCAGATAACCTTCGCGCGCCACAGCCGCCGCGCCATCTCGTAGCTGTCTTCGGTGCTGACGCCGAAGTCCTCATCTGCGAGCGTTTCGCTGTAGATCTCGGCTTAATGGCTGTCTCCACTGTGCTTACAGCCCTCGACACCGTGAAACGGGGGTCCGGCTGCAGCGAAATCACCTGAATATCCGGGTTGAATGCCTTCAGGCCTCGACCCGTCCCCATCAACGTGCCGGACATGCCCAGCCGCGACAAAGTGCGTGACTTTGCCGTGGGTCTGCTGCCAGATTTCCGGCGCGGTGGTATGATAGTGCGCCTGCCAGTTGGCCGGATTATTGTACTGGTCGGCATAGTGTTAGCCCGATGGGATGGGCGGCTAACTCAGCGCGGACGGCACGAATTGCCCCGTCCGAGCCTTTCCATCGGGTCGGTCAGCACCAGCTCCGCGCCGTACGCCCGAAAATGGCGATACGTTCAGGGCTGGCGTTTCCCGGCACATAGGGCTTGGCGCGAAAAAGCCCCTGGCGGCGCCAAGCATCGCGTACGCGATACCCGTATTGCCGCTCGTGCCGTCCAGCAGGATCTTCTCTGGCGTCAGCTTCCCATGATCGAGCGCGTCGCGGACGATCGCCAGCGGCGCGGTCTTTGACGCCGCGCCCGGATTCGCCCATTCGGCCCCAGCGCGCAGACGTGGATACCCTTCTCGGCAGATGCGCCGTGATACGCGTAAATCCGAGCATCGGGTGTTCCCGATTTTGCATCAAGCCGCTGCGCCGCGACGTTGGCGGTTATCATCGGGGTTTGGGCTGAAGTGCGACCATTATTGTGTGACCAGCCTTCGGTTCATTTCAATCAGCAGGATTGCCATCAGTGGTGCGGCCTTGCCAGATTCCCGTCGCTGATGCTGGATTGGCCGCGGAAACAAAACGGCTGGCATACGACAAACAAAACGCGGAAGTACGCCCTCTCAGAGTGAGAGGGTCATCCCCGCGTTCAAGTTCATCGAATGCCAGCCGTTGAAATCGGCGGCGATGTCAATGTGCCTATCGCGGGAATTCCCTCGTTGCGACAGACAACACAACACAATGCGTTTGACATGGTAATGCCTCGTTGAAGTGGCGTATCAGCCACCGTTCACAAAGTAGACCGAAGTCTGCATCTTGTCACAGCATCAGTCGCTGAGAACCCCTCCATCTTACGGAACGGAATAGATCCGCAGTACGTCAAAGTCGACCGAGATACGCTGGCCTGGCGGGTCATCACCGCCGTCAAGCCGGTGTATCCGCTTGCCACAGCGAATCCCGGGCTTCTCCGACAAATATGCCGTTCACGTACAGTGCCAGATAGTCGCCGTCACAGACCGCCCGGATGCGGTTGCTCGCGCCCGTGTCGATCCCCCGGTCTTGGTACGCCCCAGCGGGGTGACGTCGCGGCTCGGCTGCGCCGGATCAGTGCCGCTGCCATCCGCCCGATCAGGAAATAGTAGCCTCGCCGTTCGTGTTGGCCTTACTGAGATGATCCCGAAGCCGCTGCTGTCGTCGTCGCTCAGGTGGAAGGCGTCGACTTCGACGATTACGTTGGTCTGCGTCTGGTAATCGACCGAGAAGATGTACTCAGCGCATCCGCCTCCAGTGGAAGCGCCGTCACGGATCAGCACGCTGGCCGCCGCGACATCGGCCGCAATTACGGCGCGCCGCTTCCGTCGAGGTTGTCGCTGGCGGGGTACGCCGGGCGCGGCGGTACAGGACTCGGGCTTCCGTTACCAGGCCGCGCGGCTCTGACCAGTTCATCGGGATGGTACGGAGGCGTGTTGGCGTGTCCCATTCGCGGTGTTGCGAGGGCTGCAGGACGAGCGGCAGGCGTCTTAACGCCGGCACCAGCAGCGCGTCAAGCCCAGATGCCCTGTGCGATCGGGGGTGGAAGCGGTACAGGCCTGGATACGAAGGACTGCGCCCGGGGTAGGGCTTCGGTCTCAGGTCAACAAGCCGACGCGCTGCCGCATCATCATGGGACGAGTCGGTCTCGACGTGCGTACACAGTGATCAGCAAAGACGACGACGTCGTTCAGCCGCCCCAGGAGCTGATCGACGACCTTGATCTCGCCGAGGTGACGCATCGGCTGATGCTCCCAGCACCTCGCCAAGTAGGCCGTCCATACCGGGCTGCTGGAAGGCGATCCGAGTGCCACCGAGGTCTGGCAGTCGTTGGGCGTCGTCAGTGAACGGCGAGTCAAACCGCGCACCGCCGCCAGCTGTTGATGGCGCAGGATCCGGGACGATACGGCGCACTTCAGCGGGAGCGGCGCACTGTTCGCCAGCAGGTCGTCCGGGTCAAGCGCGAACCGTCATCCGGTCTCCAGCGTCTTGAACTTTTGCTTGCCAGCCCGAGAGCACCTTGCGGTGCATGCGGTCCGCTGTCCTTTCGCGGTGGAAATCGGATGGTACTGCCCGGTGCGGTCACGTACTGATCTTGGGAGGACGTCCAGATCGCACGACTCGCAGATAACTGCCTGCCAGCTGGCGACCACGCGAAGCTTCTTAACGCGCAGGATGCCGTAGTATTAACCGAAACAGCGGCATACGCATGCGGCGTGTGGCGACGCGCATGTCGTGGATAAACTCCGGGTCATCTCGCGGTTACGCCATCTTCCAGGTAAGCAACCGCGGGATCGCATAGGCGGTATGATCTTGCGTCCGGCAGTTGCAGATCGTATTCGGTGGGTTCAGATAGTCGAGGCGCGGCGGTCAACGCGTCAAGCGGGCGCTGAGGCACTGGATGGCTTCATCAGGTCTCAGGATCTTAAAGACGGCTTGCGCTGGTGTTAATGCATCTGAACATTTGAGTAACATGATTGGGAGGAGATTCAACGCCGCTTGTTAAGAACAATCCCGTAACTCTATATGATTTTGAAGCGCGACAAACCCTCGCGATTTGCGAGGGCGGCGAAAACTAAGCGGAGGGCATCATGTAGCCCCCGCCGGCCACCGTGACAATACAGGCCGGGAATGCCCGTCTCTCTCGATCTTCCTGGCGCAGCCGCGAGATATTCCACCAGGACGGAGAAGTCGCCCGTATAGTTA
The Candidatus Flexicrinis proximus genome window above contains:
- a CDS encoding GNAT family N-acetyltransferase, translating into MTDPAHRRQGIGSLLLLEAALAYATEHGCTVMPVEIRDDSPESLSFARKRGLPSAITSLTRYWTSDTFDAAAFADTLARAEAGGIRFFTLADTGKTEAALRRLYDLNRQAVLDEPGSTGGFLI
- a CDS encoding winged helix-turn-helix domain-containing protein — translated: MRNAGRRSPYNELLRAVFGAITIRATSPSWWNISRLRQEDRERRAFPACIVTVAGGGYMMPSA